In Phragmites australis chromosome 16, lpPhrAust1.1, whole genome shotgun sequence, one DNA window encodes the following:
- the LOC133894759 gene encoding protein Brevis radix-like 1 isoform X1, giving the protein MLTCIACSKQLPGGAPPLREPPEDDDDNAVAGSGGDSATTPTTRQAIKALTAQIKDMALKASGAYRHCKPCAGSSSASASRRHHPYHHSGAYAESEVASGSDRFHYAYRRTGSSSTSTPRLPSVGTISNGDVTPSVSARTDFPAGDEEGDEEEETAARGSEDDEAKEWVAQVEPGVLITFLSLPQGGNDLKRIRFSREMFNKWQAQRWWAENYEKVMELYNVQKFNRQSVPLPSIPRSDDESSKEDSPATPRLNKERLPHTFHRPLTGSGAKGYSSSDSLENQPNHLGNGYRHHRYLGHQCYDSVGLASTPKLSRISGAKTETSSMDASGRTSSSPEEVDRSGELSVSVSNASDQEREWVEEDEPGVYITIRALLGGIRELRRVRFSRERFSEMHARLWWEENRARIHDQYL; this is encoded by the exons ATGCTCACGTGCATCGCGTGCTCCAAGCAGCTCCCCGGCGGCGCGCCGCCACTGCGCGAGCCGCCTGAGGACGACGATGACAACGCCGTCGCCGGAAGCGGGGGTGACTCGGCGACCACGCCCACCACGAGGCAGGCTATTAAGGCGCTCACCGCCCAG ATCAAGGACATGGCGCTGAAGGCGTCGGGCGCGTACCGGCACTGCAAGCCGTGCGCTGGCtcgtcgtcggcgtcggcgtcgcggCGGCACCACCCGTACCACCACAGCGGCGCGTACGCGGAGTCCGAGGTGGCCTCTGGGTCGGACCGCTTCCACTACGCTTACCGCCGCACCGGCAGCTCCTCGACATCGACCCCGAGGCTGCCCAGCGTAGGCACCATCTCCAACGGCGACGTCACGCCATCAGTCAGCGCGCGCACTGACTTCCCCGCCGGCGATGAGGAGggggatgaggaagaggaaacGGCGGCGCGGGGCAGCGAGGACGACGAGGCGAAGGAATGGGTCGCTCAGGTGGAACCTGGggtgctcatcaccttcctctctCTGCCGCAGGGCGGCAACGACCTGAAGCGCATCCGATTCAG CCGTGAGATGTTCAACAAATGGCAAGCACAAAGATGGTGGGCTGAAAATTACGAGAAAGTCATGGAGCTTTACAATGTTCAGAAGTTTAACCGTCAATCTGTTCCTCTTCCTAGCATTCCAAGGTCTGACGATGAG AGCTCCAAAGAGGATAGCCCAGCTACACCTCGACTTAACAAGGAGCGTCTACCACATACTTTCCACAGACCACTAACAGGTAGTGGAGCAAAAGGATATTCATCATCAGATTCTCTTGAGAACCAACCCAATCACCTTGGCAACGGTTACCGCCATCACCGCTACCTTGGACACCAGTGCTATGATTCAGTTGGACTGGCATCAACACCTAAATTGTCAAGAATTAGTGGAGCAAagacagaaacttcatcaatgGATGCGTCAGGGAGGACAAGCTCATCTCCTGAAGAGGTGGATCGATCTGGTGAACTCTCGGTCTCTGTTAGCAACGCAAGTGACCAAGAAAGGGAATGGGTAGAAGAGGATGAACCTGGTGTGTATATTACTATTCGGGCGTTGCTTGGTGGCATCAGAGAACTCCGGCGCGTCCGATTCAG CCGGGAGAGATTCAGTGAGATGCATGCTAGGTTATGGTGGGAAGAGAACCGGGCGAGGATACATGATCAGTATCTCTGA
- the LOC133894759 gene encoding protein Brevis radix-like 1 isoform X2, whose protein sequence is MALKASGAYRHCKPCAGSSSASASRRHHPYHHSGAYAESEVASGSDRFHYAYRRTGSSSTSTPRLPSVGTISNGDVTPSVSARTDFPAGDEEGDEEEETAARGSEDDEAKEWVAQVEPGVLITFLSLPQGGNDLKRIRFSREMFNKWQAQRWWAENYEKVMELYNVQKFNRQSVPLPSIPRSDDESSKEDSPATPRLNKERLPHTFHRPLTGSGAKGYSSSDSLENQPNHLGNGYRHHRYLGHQCYDSVGLASTPKLSRISGAKTETSSMDASGRTSSSPEEVDRSGELSVSVSNASDQEREWVEEDEPGVYITIRALLGGIRELRRVRFSRERFSEMHARLWWEENRARIHDQYL, encoded by the exons ATGGCGCTGAAGGCGTCGGGCGCGTACCGGCACTGCAAGCCGTGCGCTGGCtcgtcgtcggcgtcggcgtcgcggCGGCACCACCCGTACCACCACAGCGGCGCGTACGCGGAGTCCGAGGTGGCCTCTGGGTCGGACCGCTTCCACTACGCTTACCGCCGCACCGGCAGCTCCTCGACATCGACCCCGAGGCTGCCCAGCGTAGGCACCATCTCCAACGGCGACGTCACGCCATCAGTCAGCGCGCGCACTGACTTCCCCGCCGGCGATGAGGAGggggatgaggaagaggaaacGGCGGCGCGGGGCAGCGAGGACGACGAGGCGAAGGAATGGGTCGCTCAGGTGGAACCTGGggtgctcatcaccttcctctctCTGCCGCAGGGCGGCAACGACCTGAAGCGCATCCGATTCAG CCGTGAGATGTTCAACAAATGGCAAGCACAAAGATGGTGGGCTGAAAATTACGAGAAAGTCATGGAGCTTTACAATGTTCAGAAGTTTAACCGTCAATCTGTTCCTCTTCCTAGCATTCCAAGGTCTGACGATGAG AGCTCCAAAGAGGATAGCCCAGCTACACCTCGACTTAACAAGGAGCGTCTACCACATACTTTCCACAGACCACTAACAGGTAGTGGAGCAAAAGGATATTCATCATCAGATTCTCTTGAGAACCAACCCAATCACCTTGGCAACGGTTACCGCCATCACCGCTACCTTGGACACCAGTGCTATGATTCAGTTGGACTGGCATCAACACCTAAATTGTCAAGAATTAGTGGAGCAAagacagaaacttcatcaatgGATGCGTCAGGGAGGACAAGCTCATCTCCTGAAGAGGTGGATCGATCTGGTGAACTCTCGGTCTCTGTTAGCAACGCAAGTGACCAAGAAAGGGAATGGGTAGAAGAGGATGAACCTGGTGTGTATATTACTATTCGGGCGTTGCTTGGTGGCATCAGAGAACTCCGGCGCGTCCGATTCAG CCGGGAGAGATTCAGTGAGATGCATGCTAGGTTATGGTGGGAAGAGAACCGGGCGAGGATACATGATCAGTATCTCTGA